In Microbacterium galbinum, the genomic stretch GTGGTCACGCGGATCGCCGTACTGCGCGACCATCTCGTCGGCGCCCGGCTCGCCGGTCGAGTGGAACGCCTGGGTGGCGATGGTCCACCCCGCCTGCGCGCCCGACACCGAGTGCACGATCTCGGAGGCGCGGTGGTGGGCGTCGAGCAGGGTGTCGGCGACCGCGAGATCGGGGTTCGGCAGACCGTAGGCCACGAGGTTCGATGCGTCCTCGCCGCCCGCGAGCATGGCCGCGATGTTCGGCTCGTTGATCGTGCACACGTACCGCACCCCGTCGAGGATCGGCAGGACGGTCTCGACGTAGCGCGAGAAGAGGTCGACCGCGTCATCCGCGCGCCAGAAGCCGTCGCGCTGGAACCACTCGGGCACCGTGAAGTGCATCAGCGTGACCGTCGGATCGAGACCGTTCTCGCGAGCGGTGTCGATCATGCGCCGGTAGTGGTCGAGCATCGCCCGCGAGACGAACCCGCGCTCCGGCTCGATCCGCGCCCACTCCAGCGAGAAGCGGTACGAGTTGAGCCCCGCATCGGCGAGCAGCCGCATGTCCTCGGGATAGCGGTGCAGGTGGTCGGCGGCGTCTCCGGATGGCTCCACCATCGTCGATTCCGGCGCATGCTCCATGCGCCACCAGTTGCTGGTCGTGTTGTTGCCCTCGACCTGGTGGGCGGCGGTCGCGGCGCCCCAGAGGAAGCCGTCGGGGAATGCGAGCACGGATGCTCCTTTCATGAGGGGTCTTGTGGGGTCTCAGCGCGAACGCGCGGGGTTGGGGACGGCATCGAGCAGCTCGACCGTGTAGGGGTCCTCGGGGTGCTGCAGCACCTGCGAGGTCTCGCCGCGCTCTACGACGCGGCCGCGGTTGAGCACGAGGATGTTCTCGGTCACGAGGCGGGCGCTGAGCAGATCGTGCGTGATGTAGAGCATGCTGATGCCCCAGCGCTCGCGCAGATCCTCGAGCAGGGCGAGCACACCGGCCCGCAGCGAGACGTCGAGCATCGACACCGGCTCGTCGGCGATCAGCACCTGCGGGTCGCTCGCCAGAGCCCGCGCGATCACGACGCGCTGACGCTGACCGCCCGACAGCTGGTGCGGCAGCTTCGCCGCGAACTGCTCGACGGGGGTGAGTCCGACGGTGTCGAGCAGTTCGAGCACCCGGGCGCGCGCCTCCGCCCCGCGCAGCGGCGTGTAGTTGCGGATCGGCCGGCTGAGCGCGTACTCGACGGTGTGCAGCGGATTGAGCGCGGCGTACGGATCCTGGAAGACCATCTGCACGTCCTTGCGCAGATCGCGCAGACCCCGACGCTTCAGCGACGCGACGTCGGTCTCGCCGAAGCGCACCGTGCCCGCGGTCGGCTTCTCGATGCCGGTGAGCAGCTTCGCGATCGTGGATTTGCCCGACCCCGAGGCGCCGACGAGCGCCAGGGCCTCCCCCGGCTCCAGCCGGAACGACACGTCGTCGACCGCGGTGACGGCATCCTGTCCGCGACGCGGAGCGAGATAGCGCTTGCTCACGCCGTCGACGACGATCGCGGCGTCCGCCCGCCGCGTCTCGCGCTGCGACACCGTCGGCAGCGTCTCGGTCACATCGGTGCGCGAGCGCCCCTCGCGCCGGCGGGTGCCGGCATCCACGAACCCGGGGATCGAGAGGGTCTCGGCACGCGGATCGGCGTAGTGGCTGAGCAGCATGCGCGTGTACTCGTCCTGCGGGGAGTGCAGGATGTCGGCGCTCGCCGCATCTTCGACGATGCGGCCTTCGTGCATCACCATCACGCGGTCGGTGGCCTCGAGCACGATGCCGAGGTCGTGGCTGATGAGGATCGCGGTGAACCCCTCGGCGCGCTGCAGGTCTCGGATCGTGTCCATCACGGCGTGCTGCACGAGCACGTCGAGCGCGGTCGTCGGCTCGTCGAACACCATGAGCTGCGGCTCGAGCGACAGGGCGAGGGCGATCGAGGCGCGCTGGCGCATGCCGCCGGACAGCTCGCCCGGGTAGCGCGCGAGCACGGCCGGGTCGAGCCCCACCTTCGCGACGAGCTCGCGGGCGCGGGCGTCGCGGTCGTCGCGCGGCACGTGACCGTGAGCGGCGAAGATGTCGGCGAAATGGTGGCCGACCGTGCGCACCGGGTTCAGCGCATTCATGCCCGACTGCAGCACCATCGCGAACCCGCCCTGACGCTGGCGGCGCAGCCCCTCGGCGTCGAGGTCGCGGATGTCCTTGCCGTCGAACAGGATCCGTCCGCCGCTGATGCGCGCCGGGGGCTTCTGCAGCCGGGTCAGCGCGAAGCCGAGCGTCGACTTGCCCGACCCCGACTCGCCGACCAGTCCCACGAACTCGCCCTGCCGCAGCGTGAACGACACGTCGTGCACGGCCTGCACCGGTTCGGCGCCGGGAGAGGCATACTCCACCGACAATTGCTCGACCTCGAGAAGGATCGGGGTCTCGGTCGTCTCTGACACGGTCATGGCGGTCATCGCCCCTTCCCTTCCCGCAGGCGCGGATTGGAGATGCCGTCCACGCCGAAGTTGATGAGTGTGAGGCTCAGCGCCAGCAGCGCGATGCACAGACCGGGGGCGAACAGCAGCAGCCACTGGCCCGTGAGCAGGGAGTTGGAGTTCTGCGCCCAGTAGAGCATCGTGCCCCAGCTGACGATGCTCGAGTCGCCGAGGCCGAGGAATTCCAGGCCCGCCTCCGCGAGGATCGCCGCCGTGGCCGCCCCGAAGAGCGTGCCGGCGATGATCGACGTCATGTTCGGCAGGATCTCGCGGAACACGATGCGTGCCGGGCTGTCGCCAGAGAACTGCGCCGAGGCCACGAAGTCGTTGCCGCGCAGCGACTGCGTCTGGCTGCGCAGCACGCGCGCTCCCCACGCCCAGCCGGTGATGACGATCACCGCGATGATCATCAGGATGCCGCCGTTCTGCAAGTAGGCGGCGATCACGATCATGAGGGGCAGGCCGGGGATCACCAGGAACAGGTTGACGACGAAGCCGACGACCTCGCCCGAGAACCCGCGCATGTACCCCCAGCTGAGACCGATCAGCACGGCGACGATGGTCGAGAGGATGCCGGCGGCGAAGCCGACCAGCAGACTGACCTGTGCGCCGTAGATGAGCTGACTCAGCACGTCCTCTCCCGCCGCGGTGGTGCCCAGCCAGTGCGCGGCCGAGGCATCCGCGTTGCGTTCGAAGCCGTTCTCCTTCGCGCCGTAGGGAGCCAGGAGCGGGGCGAACACGGCCACCAGCACGAAGAAGGCGAGCAGGCACAGCCCGATGCGGGCCTTGCCGTTCGACCACAGCGTGCCGACCATGCGGCCGACCGAGCGCCAACGGCTCGGCTGGGCGATGCGATCGGAGGGGATCTTGACGTTCATGGTGGAAGTCATCGGCGGGTCCTTGGATCCAGCACGCCGTACAGGATGTCGACGAGGAAGTTGGCGATGAGCACGCTCACGGTGATCATCAGGAAGAGCGCCTGCATGAGCGGGTAGTCCTGCCCGATCACGGCGTTGAAGAGCAGGTACCCGATGCCGGGATAGCCGAACACCTGCTCGACGAGGATCGACCCACCCACCACGCCGCCGAGCGTGAGCCCGAAACCGGTGAGGTTGGGGAGGATCGCGTTCCGCGCCGCGTAGCGCACGGCGATCGTGCGCTCGTGGAGCCCGTTCGCCTCGGCGAAGGTGATGTAGTCCTCGCCGAGCGTGTTGATCATGGCGTTGCGCATGCCGATGATCCATCCGCCCAGCGATGTGAGCAGGATCGTCAGCGCGGGCAGCACCGCGTGCCGGGCGAGATCGCCGATGAACTCGAGGGTGAACCCCGGGGTCGTCGTCGCCGAGTAGGCGCCGGTCGTCGGGAACCAGTGCAGCACGTAGCCGAGGAAGAACAGCAGCAGCAGCGCCGTCCAGAAGTACGGGAACGTGCTGAGGAAGGAGCCCGTCAGCGTCGGCAGGGAGTCGAGCCAGGTGCCGCGGCGCCAAGCCGCCGCGACGCCGATGAGCGTGCCGATCACGAACGCGAGGATCGTGACGATCCCGACGAGTCCGATCGTGTACGGCAGTGCGGTCGAGACCATGCTCGCCACCGACTGCGGATAGAAGGTGTACGAGACGCCGAAGTCGAGTGTCGCGACCTGACCGAGGTAGGCCACGTACTGGTCCCACAGCGATCCGCCCGGCACACCGAGTTGGGCTTCGATGGCGGCCCGGGTCGCGTCGGACACCGGTCCGTTCTGCGAGAGCTTCGCGATCGCCGCGTCGGCGGGAGAGCCGGGCATGAGCCGCGGCAGGAAGAAGTTCAGGGTGATCGCGGCCCACAGCGTGAGCACGAACAGGCCGAGCTTCTGCAGGAGGTACTTCATCGGTCGCCCTCCTTCACGGGCTTCAGCTTCGTGAAGAGCTCCACCATCGGATGCATCATCGGTCGCCCTCCTTCACGGGCTTCAGCTTCGTGAAGATCATGAGGGGCGCCGAGTCGTAGTTCTGCGGGATCATGTACGGGTCGTCCGCGCTCGGCCAGCCGGTGAACTTCGCATCGCTGAACAGACCCCAGATGCCGCCGTAGTAGAGCCCGATCACGGGCATCTCGTCGTAGACGAGGTTCTGCAGCTCGCGCACGATCTCGGCCTGCCGGTCGGGATCGACCGTCTCGCGGTACTCGAGCAGCAGGGCATCCGCCTCGTCCGAGCGGTAGCGCTCGAAGTTGTTCGCGGTCGGCTCTCCGGAGGGCACGTAGAACTCGCTCGAGAGCAGGTTGTTGTAGGCCTGGTAGGCGTCACCGTTGCCCATGCCGCCGATCGCCATCTCGAAGTCGCCGTTGCTGATGGCGCTCTGGTACCCGGCCGGCTGCGGTAGCTTCAGCGTGACCTTCACGCCCACCGCGGCGAGCTGGCTCTGCACGCTCTGGGCCGCGCGGGTCCAGTCGGTGAAGCCGTTCGCGGTCGTGAGCGCGAACTCGAGCTGCGCGCCGTCGGGGCCGACGAGACGATCACCGTCGAGCGTGTACCCGGCCTGCTCGAACGCCGCGAGCGCGGCATCCGTGTCCTGCGTGATCATGCCGGAGTCGGGGATCGACGGGTCGAGGTACTTCTCCTGGTTGGGCAGGATGAGGCCGGTCTGGCCGGCGGGCTTCATGTACCCCTCGGATGCCGTCTCGGCGATCTCCTCGCGGTCGAGCGAGAGGGCGATGCCGCGCCGCACGTTCACGTCGCCGAACGGCGCGACCTCGAGGTTCGGCATGAGCCCGATCACCCCGCCCGGCGGGAACCACCAGGAGTTGTGCTCGCTCGCCGCGCCCCACGTGCCCTCCACGTCGGAGATGAAGGCGTACGCCCAGTCGTATCCGCGGCTGACGGTGTCGAGCTGGTTGTTCGTGGCGGGCAGGACGATGTGCTCGATCTCGATCGAGTCGGCCTGCCAGTAGTCGGGGTTGCGATCCATCGAGTACTGCTGGTCGTTGTAGTTGCCGAGCACGAAGGGCCCGGTGCCGACCGGCTCCTCGTTGCGATAGGTGCCCGGGTCCTCGACGTCGGCCCAGAGGTGCTCGGGCACGATCATCGTGAGGCCGATGATCGACAGCGACGGGGCGTCCTCGCTCAGCAGGTGGAAGACGACGTCGTTCCCCTGCGTCTCGACGCTCTCGATGTGCTGCCAGGCACCCTTGATGTCGAGCGTGGGCTCGTCCTTCAACAGCTGGAACGTGAACGCGACGTCATCCGGGGTGAGCGGCTCGCCGTCGCTCCACTCGACGCCGTCGCGGATCGTCATGACGATCGTCTTCGCGTCGGGCTGCGACCACTCGGTCGCCAGCCACGGGTTCAGTTCGCCGTCGAGCGGGTTCACCAGGATGAGCGGTTCGTAGATCCAGCGCGACGCCGTGCGCGTGTTCGTCAGGTACGGGTTGAAGTTCCGGGTGAAGAACGGGTTTCCGTGGTCGGCGTTGATGAGCATCGTGTCGTCGCCGATCGTGGGATCGGGCTGGGATGTGATCTGGATGCTGCATCCGCTCAGCGCCACGGCCGCCGCCGCGAGCGCGACCACCGCCGTCCTGCGCCAGCGTCGGAGCATGTGCGTCTTCGCCACGCGTCCACCTCATGTCGTCGTCGTCATGGAGGGACCCGGTGGCCCCTCGAGAAGCCACTGTAAGCGCATACATTTCGATCGCGCAAGGGGGGTGACGAATTCAGGACGGGCGCTGAGAGCTCTCCCGGAGCAGGATCTGCAGGGGCAGGCGCACGACGGCGGGCGGGGCATCCGGATGCTCCAACCGACGCGCGAGCACCTGCACCGCCGCGCGACCGAGGTCGATCATCGGCTGCCGGATCGTGGTCACCGCGGGCCGCGAGAGCGCCGCCGCCTCGATGCCGTCGAACCCGGTCACGAGCACGTCCTCCGGCACCCCCAACCCGGCGTCGCGGAGCACGTCGATCGCACCGAGCGCCATCTGGTCGTTGGCCGCGACGAGGGCGTCGGGGGCTCCCCCGACCAACAGGCCCTCCGTTGCTCGGCGCCCGGACTCTCGGGTGAAGTCGCCCCGTACCACGGTCACGGCATCCGTTCCGATTCCCGCGGCGCGCACGGCCTGCGAGAAGCCCTCCCACCGCTGCCCGCCGTCCGGCGAGTCCTCGGGGCCGGCGAGGAAGGCCACGCGTGCCCCCTCCGGCACCTGCGCGAGCACGTGCCGGGTGAGCTCGGCCATCGCCTCGCTGTTGCTCACCGTCACGTGGTCGTAGTCGTCTCCGCGGGGTGGCCCGGAGAGCACGACCACGGGGATGCGGCGCGACAGTCGGGCGAGCACGTCGTCGGGCACGCTCCGGGCGAGCACGACCAGGCCGTCGACACGCCCCGCCATGTCGCGCACCGTCGAGCGGTCGGGGTCGTCGCGGCCGACGCCGATCATGAGCACGAAACCGCGCTTCCACGCCTCGAGCTCGGCCCCGCGCAGCACCTCGTCGAGGAACAGCGACGTCGGATGCACCTCCCCGTCGTCGTGCGCCAGGGTGAACGGCGGGACGGATGCCGGGTCGTCCACGAAGACGTCGAGATGCGGGGCCTCCTCGGCCGCGTCGAACCCCGGGAAGTACAGCCCCAGCACTCCCGTGCGCCGCTCGGCGAGCCCGCGCGCGCTGCCGCTGGGCACGTAGCCGAGTTCGGCGACCGCCTCGCGCACCCGCTCGCGCGTGGCCGCACGGACGGCATCCGGCGAGCGCAGCACCCGCGAGACCGTGGCGATCGAGACTCCGGCGCGCGCGGCGACGTCGTAGACGGTCACGGACCTGCTCACGATGAATGCTCCGTCCTGGTGGTCGCGCCCCGGCGCCGGGACGTCAGGCCAGGGTACCCGGCGGATCACGCCGCACCGCGGTCAGCGCACCGTGCGGGCGCGAGCTCGCCTCGCCCGACCGACGATCGCGGCGCTCGGCCGACACCACCGTGACGCCCGCGTCGACGAGCAGCGCCCCGAGAGCCTCGGCCGACCAGAAGTACGCGGTCGTCACCCGGTGCCCGAACGCCTCGCGTGCGGTGCCGTCGAAGTAGCCGAGCAGCAGGCTCCCGCCGGGCCGGAGCACCCGCGCGAACTCCGCCAGCACCGCAGGCACCTCGGCGGGCGGGGTGTGGATCAGCGAGTACCAGGCGAGGATGCCGCCGAGCGAGGCATCCGCTGCGGGGATATCCCGGAACGATCCGACCGCGAAGGTCGTCTCCGGGAATCGCGCCCTGGCCGAGGCGACGAACGCCTCGGTGACGTCGAGGCCCCAGACGTCGCGCCCGCCTTCGTCGCGCGTGCCGCCGCCACCACCGCCGCCGCCGCCGAGGAACCGCGTCCACATGCCCGGCCCGCTGCCGGCGTCCAGCAGCGTCCCCGTCGTGGAGTCGCGCCAGGCCGCGATGGTTGCGCGGTCCGCGGCATCCATCTGCTCGATGTCGCCGAGCGCGCGCACGTACTCCTCGGCGCGGGCGGAGTACGCCGCGGCGATCACGCTGTCCGATGTGACCGCCTCCGACGCGACCGCGTCCGACATGCGCGTGGCTAGCCCTTCTTCGCGGCGAGCGCGGCCTGATAAAGATCCCGCGACGACAGCCCCGTGAGTCCGGCGACCTCCGAGGCGGCATCCTTCAGGCGGATGCCGTCGGCGACGAGCCGCTGCACCTGCGCGAGCGCGTCCTCGGGCGAGGCATCGCGACGCGGCGCCCCCTCGACGACCACGACGATCTCACCCTTCACGCCGCCCTCGGCCCAGGCGACGAGTTCGGCGGCCGTTCCCCGGCGCACCTCCTCGTAGAACTTGGTGAGTTCGCGGCAGACGGCGATGCGCCGGTCGTCGCCGAAGGCCGCCCCCATGTCGGCGAGCGCCGAGGCGAGGCGGGCCGGCGACTCGAAGAACACCATCGTGCGCGGCTCGGAGGCGAGCGCCCGCAGCGTCGTGCGGCGCTCGGCGGGCTTTCGGGGCAGGAACCCCTCGAAAGTGAAGCGGTCGGTGGGAAGGCCCGAGATCGCCAGGGCCATCAGCGGCGCGCTCGGCCCGGGGATCGCAGTGACCGTCACACCCTGGGCTATCGCCTCGGCGACGAGCCCGTAGCCGGGGTCGCTCACCGTCGGCATGCCCGCATCGCTCATCACGACGACGTCGGTCTCGATCGCGAGGGTCGCGAGCTCGGCGGCCTTCTGCTTCTCGTTGTGATCGTGCAGCGCGATCAGGCGCGGACGGTTGGCGATCTCGAGCGCCTTCAGCAGCTTCTGCGTGGTGCGGGTGTCCTCCGCCACGACGACCTCCGCGTTCTCGAGCACCTCGATGAGGCGGCGCGAGGCATCGCCGAGATTTCCGATCGGGGTCGCAGCGAGGATGATCACCCGCCCAGCCTAGGCTGTACCCGTGACGTCGCCCGATCCCGCTCCTGCGCTGCCTGTGCACCTGCCCGCACACGCGGAGCGCATGACCTGGTGGGGGCGCACCCGCGACCGTCTGCTGCTCGATCCGGAGTGGAACAGCATCCTGAACTGGCTCGCGCCGTTCGCGGTGACCCTGCTCGCGACCTTCCTGCGACTGGTGAACGTCGGGCACCCGCACGAGCTCGCCTTCGACGAGACGTACTACGTCAAGGACGCCTGGTCGCTGTGGACGCTCGGCTACGAGGGCACCTGGGGCGACGGTGCGAACGAGGCCTTCGTCGCGAACCAGGATCTCCCGCTGTCGGAAAAAGGCTCGTTCATCGTCCACCCGCCGCTCGGCAAGTGGCTGATCGCGCTGGGCATGGCCGCCGGCGGACCGGCCGACAGCCTCGGTTGGCGCCTCGCCACCGGCATCCTCGGCACCGCCTCCGTGCTGCTGGTCTACCTGATCGCACGCGTGCTGACGGGATCGACCGTCGTCGCGACCGTCGCCGGCTTCCTGCTCGCGATCGACGGACTGAGCATCGTGCTCAGTCGCATCGCCCTGCTCGACGGCCCGCTCACCTTCTTCGTGCTGCTCGGGGTGCTCTTCGTGCTGCTCGACCGGCGCCGCACGATCCCGCTCCTCGAACGGGGCGACCCCGACCGACCCGAGCCGCTGTGGGGTCCGATCCTGTGGCGGCGCCCCTGGCTGATCGCGGCGGGCGTCGCCCTCGGCGCTGCCTCCGCCGTGAAGTGGTCGGGCCTGTACGCGCTCGCGGGTTTCGGCCTGTACGTCGTGGTGACGGATGCCCTCGCGCGGCGCCGCGCGGGCGTCGTGGTCTGGCCGTCCGACGCGGTCTTCCGGCAGGGCCCGGTCTCGTTCGTGCTGCTGGTCTTCCCCGCGCTCGCGACCTACCTCGTCAGCTGGACAGGATGGCTGGTCACTGCGGGAGGGTACGACCGGCAGAGCGACCCGAATCCGCTGATCGCGCTGTGGAACTACCACCAGTCCATGCTCGGGTTCCACGTCGGGCTCACCCGCGGGCACCCCTACGCGAGTCCCGCCTGGGAGTGGCCGTTCCTCCTGCGCCCCACCGCGGTGTGGGTCGACAGCGATCCCGGGCCCTGCGGTACCGACCACTGCATCGCGGTGATCTCCTCGATCCCGAACCCGCTGATCTGGTACGCCGGCGTCGCGGCGTCCGTCTACCTGCTCTACCGGCTCGTGCGCGGCTGGGTGCTGCGGCAGCCGGTCGGCGCCGAGATCGGCATCCCGCTCGTCGGCCTCGCGGTGACGTACGTGCCCTGGCTGATGTTCCCCGAGCGCACGATCTTCCAGTTCTACACGGTCGTGATGATGCCGTTCCTCGTGATCGCGCTCGCCCTGACGCTGCGCACGATCGCCGGTCGGCGCGACGACCCCCTGCACCGACGGCAGTCCGGCGAGCGCACTGTGATCGTCTTCCTGGTCGTCGCCGTGCTGGTGTCGATCTTCTTCCTGCCCTCGTGGGTCGGCATGAGCGTGCCGTACCCGTTCTGGCTCGTGCACAACTGGCTGCCCGGCTGGGTGTGATCAGCGCCGGCGTGTGAGGCGTGCGACGACCCAGAGCGCGAGCGTCAGCCCGGCCGTGAGCAGCAGTTGCGTGCGAGCTGCGGCATCGAACGCCGCCAGCACGACGACGCCGGCGATCAGCGCGACGCACAGCCACGACAGCCAGGGGAAGCCCCACATGCGGATCGGCAGCTCCGTGCCCGTGCGCTCGGCGCGGCGGCGCAGGATGATCTGCGACACCGCGACGGCCGCCCACGTCACGAGCAGCGTCGAGCCGACGACGTTCAGCAGCACCGGGAGCACGACGTCGGGGAACGCCCAGTTCAGCCCCACGGCCACGAAGCCGAAGACGACCGAGGCCACGACGGCGATCCGCGGAACCCCCTTCACGGTGGTGCGCGTGAGCGCGCGGGGCGCGAGGCCGCGCTCCCCCAGCGAGAACACCATGCGCGAGGCGCCGTAGATGTTGGCGTTCATGGCCGACAGCAGCGCCACGACGACGATGATCGACATCACCAGATCGACGCCGGGAAGGCGCAGGGTGGCGAGCACCGCCGAAAACGGACCGTCGAGCACCGCCGGGGTGTTCCACGGCAGCACGGCGACGATCACGAAGATCGAGCCCAGGTAGAACACGAGGATGCGCACGAGCACCTGGCGCACGATCCGGCGGATGCTGCGGCCGGGGTCCGCCGATTCCGCCGCCGCGATCGCGACGAGTTCGGTGCCGCCGAACGCGAAGACGACGATGAGCAGGGCGGCGGCGATGCCGGCGGCGCCGTTCGGGGCGAAGCCGCCCTCGTCGAAGAGATGCGCGATGCCGGTCGCCGGCACCCCGGGGAACAGCCCGAGGATCGCGCAGACGCCGATCACGAGGAACACGATGATCGCGGTCACCTTGATCGCCGCGAACCAGAACTCGAACCGTCCGTAGCCGCTCACCGCGAAGAGGTTGATGGCGGTGAACGCGGCGACGAACAGCAGTACCCACACCCAGGCGGGCACGGCCGGCACCCGCCCCGCGACGATCCCCGCGGCGCCCGTCGCCTCGGCGGCGATCACGACCACGAGCTGGATCCAGTACATCCATCCGACCGCGCTGCCGGCGCTGCGCCCCATCGCATCCTGCGCGTAGGAGCTGAAGGCGCCGGAGCTGGGGCGCGCGGCCACCATCTCGGCGAGCATCGCCATCACCAGCACGACGATGGAACCCGCCACGAGGTACGAGATCAGCACCGCGGGACCGGCCAGACCGATCGCCTGCCCCGAGCCGACGAAGAGACCGGCACCGATCGCGCTGCCGAGTCCCATCATCGAGATCTGACGGCGCGTCAGCCCCGGCTTCAACGAGGTCGATGCGGTGCTCGACGCGGTGGCGGGTGCGGTGGGGGCGGAGTCGGTCACCGCGCCACCCTAGACGGCGACCCTCTCGCGCGACAATTCGTGAGGCTCGCTCACCGGGAGCAGGCACACGAAGCCGCGGCAGTCGTAGGCCAGACCCTCCGTGCCCGAGCGCCCGGCGAACAGCTCGAACCCGGCCGCGGCAAACTCCTCGGCCTGTACGGGCGACACGACGCCGACCACGTCGGCATCCGCACGTCGGGCGGCGACGGCGAGTGCGCCCGCCGGATCGTCGGTGACCACCACGATCTGCCGCGGCGGATCGACGAGCCCGGCCGCGACGCGCAGCAGACTGCCGTGCGCGAACGGTTGGGACAGCGCGGATGCCGCGTAGGCGTGCACCACGGAGGCGGCCGCCTCGCGATACCGCTCCCCCGCCCCGAGGCGCCACGCGGTCAGCGCCGCCTGAGCGAGTGCCGCGGGGCCGGACGGCAGATCGCCGTCGGTCTGATCGGGAGACGAGGCGATCCCCTGCGCGCTCAGGAGCGGATCGCCAGCGATGCCGTCGAGGGCGAGATCGACGATGCCCCGTGCGGCGATCGCCCACGTCGCCTCCCCCGTCGCGAGAGCCAGCGCGAAGAGGCCGTCGGCGAGGAGACCGAGATCGGAGGGGGCCGCGACGGCCGTCGATGACACACCGTCGAGCGACGCGCGCACGAGGGCACCGCTCGCGTCGCGGTTGGTGGTGAGCACGCCGTCCGCGGCCCGCCGGGCGGCGTCGACCCAGGATGCTTCGCCCAGAGCAGCGCCTGCGCGCGCGAGGGCACCGATCGCGAGGCCGTTCCAGCCCGTGATCACCTTGCCGTCGACGGCCGGCGGTTCGAGACCCCGACGGCCGGTGGCATCACGGAGGTAGTAGCCGCCCTCGCTGCGCTCGCCGTCGATCCACGACTCGGAATCCTGGGCGGCTCCGAACCCGCCGCCTTCGCGCTCGAGGACGTCGATGAGGAACCCGGCGATCCCTCGCACCGTGACTTCATCGCCGTCGTCCAGCGCGACATCCAGCAGTTGCGCGTTGTCGGTGAGCATCCGCTCGTAGTGGGGCACCGTCCAGTCGCGCTGCGTCGCGTAGCGGAAGAACCCGCCCTCGACGTCGTCGCGCAGATCACTCGCGGCCATCGCGGAGAGAGCGCGCCGCCCCGCCTCCGCCGCCGGCGCGTTCTCCCGGCGCACGAGCGGCGCCTGCAGGAACCGCAGCACCGTCGCGACGGGGAACTTCGGAGCACCCCCGAAACCGCCGTGCTGCGGGTCCTCGCGGTCGGCGATCGCCGATGCCGCGCCCGCGAGCGCCACGGGATCGGGCAGGTCCGAGGGCGTCGTCTCGGCGGCGCGCGCGAGCGCTTCGATCACGGCATCCGCCGACTCCTCGGCCTGCGCCCGGCGCTGCGTCCACCCCTCCTGCACCGCCGCGAGCACCTCGCGGAACGAGGGCATCGGCGGACG encodes the following:
- a CDS encoding LacI family DNA-binding transcriptional regulator, with product MSRSVTVYDVAARAGVSIATVSRVLRSPDAVRAATRERVREAVAELGYVPSGSARGLAERRTGVLGLYFPGFDAAEEAPHLDVFVDDPASVPPFTLAHDDGEVHPTSLFLDEVLRGAELEAWKRGFVLMIGVGRDDPDRSTVRDMAGRVDGLVVLARSVPDDVLARLSRRIPVVVLSGPPRGDDYDHVTVSNSEAMAELTRHVLAQVPEGARVAFLAGPEDSPDGGQRWEGFSQAVRAAGIGTDAVTVVRGDFTRESGRRATEGLLVGGAPDALVAANDQMALGAIDVLRDAGLGVPEDVLVTGFDGIEAAALSRPAVTTIRQPMIDLGRAAVQVLARRLEHPDAPPAVVRLPLQILLRESSQRPS
- a CDS encoding glycoside hydrolase family 1 protein, with product MLAFPDGFLWGAATAAHQVEGNNTTSNWWRMEHAPESTMVEPSGDAADHLHRYPEDMRLLADAGLNSYRFSLEWARIEPERGFVSRAMLDHYRRMIDTARENGLDPTVTLMHFTVPEWFQRDGFWRADDAVDLFSRYVETVLPILDGVRYVCTINEPNIAAMLAGGEDASNLVAYGLPNPDLAVADTLLDAHHRASEIVHSVSGAQAGWTIATQAFHSTGEPGADEMVAQYGDPRDHWYLEQSAGDDFVGVQAYTRTFIGPEGPLPVSADVETTLTGWEFFPEALELGVRSAWERSGGVPVIVTENGIATADDTRRIAYTQGALEGLHRAISDGIEVRGYQHWSALDNYEWASGFAPTFGLIAFDRETFARTPKPSLAWLGEVARRNAL
- a CDS encoding ABC transporter permease, which produces MKYLLQKLGLFVLTLWAAITLNFFLPRLMPGSPADAAIAKLSQNGPVSDATRAAIEAQLGVPGGSLWDQYVAYLGQVATLDFGVSYTFYPQSVASMVSTALPYTIGLVGIVTILAFVIGTLIGVAAAWRRGTWLDSLPTLTGSFLSTFPYFWTALLLLFFLGYVLHWFPTTGAYSATTTPGFTLEFIGDLARHAVLPALTILLTSLGGWIIGMRNAMINTLGEDYITFAEANGLHERTIAVRYAARNAILPNLTGFGLTLGGVVGGSILVEQVFGYPGIGYLLFNAVIGQDYPLMQALFLMITVSVLIANFLVDILYGVLDPRTRR
- a CDS encoding ABC transporter substrate-binding protein, translating into MAKTHMLRRWRRTAVVALAAAAVALSGCSIQITSQPDPTIGDDTMLINADHGNPFFTRNFNPYLTNTRTASRWIYEPLILVNPLDGELNPWLATEWSQPDAKTIVMTIRDGVEWSDGEPLTPDDVAFTFQLLKDEPTLDIKGAWQHIESVETQGNDVVFHLLSEDAPSLSIIGLTMIVPEHLWADVEDPGTYRNEEPVGTGPFVLGNYNDQQYSMDRNPDYWQADSIEIEHIVLPATNNQLDTVSRGYDWAYAFISDVEGTWGAASEHNSWWFPPGGVIGLMPNLEVAPFGDVNVRRGIALSLDREEIAETASEGYMKPAGQTGLILPNQEKYLDPSIPDSGMITQDTDAALAAFEQAGYTLDGDRLVGPDGAQLEFALTTANGFTDWTRAAQSVQSQLAAVGVKVTLKLPQPAGYQSAISNGDFEMAIGGMGNGDAYQAYNNLLSSEFYVPSGEPTANNFERYRSDEADALLLEYRETVDPDRQAEIVRELQNLVYDEMPVIGLYYGGIWGLFSDAKFTGWPSADDPYMIPQNYDSAPLMIFTKLKPVKEGDR
- a CDS encoding ABC transporter ATP-binding protein; translated protein: MTVSETTETPILLEVEQLSVEYASPGAEPVQAVHDVSFTLRQGEFVGLVGESGSGKSTLGFALTRLQKPPARISGGRILFDGKDIRDLDAEGLRRQRQGGFAMVLQSGMNALNPVRTVGHHFADIFAAHGHVPRDDRDARARELVAKVGLDPAVLARYPGELSGGMRQRASIALALSLEPQLMVFDEPTTALDVLVQHAVMDTIRDLQRAEGFTAILISHDLGIVLEATDRVMVMHEGRIVEDAASADILHSPQDEYTRMLLSHYADPRAETLSIPGFVDAGTRRREGRSRTDVTETLPTVSQRETRRADAAIVVDGVSKRYLAPRRGQDAVTAVDDVSFRLEPGEALALVGASGSGKSTIAKLLTGIEKPTAGTVRFGETDVASLKRRGLRDLRKDVQMVFQDPYAALNPLHTVEYALSRPIRNYTPLRGAEARARVLELLDTVGLTPVEQFAAKLPHQLSGGQRQRVVIARALASDPQVLIADEPVSMLDVSLRAGVLALLEDLRERWGISMLYITHDLLSARLVTENILVLNRGRVVERGETSQVLQHPEDPYTVELLDAVPNPARSR
- a CDS encoding ABC transporter permease; protein product: MTSTMNVKIPSDRIAQPSRWRSVGRMVGTLWSNGKARIGLCLLAFFVLVAVFAPLLAPYGAKENGFERNADASAAHWLGTTAAGEDVLSQLIYGAQVSLLVGFAAGILSTIVAVLIGLSWGYMRGFSGEVVGFVVNLFLVIPGLPLMIVIAAYLQNGGILMIIAVIVITGWAWGARVLRSQTQSLRGNDFVASAQFSGDSPARIVFREILPNMTSIIAGTLFGAATAAILAEAGLEFLGLGDSSIVSWGTMLYWAQNSNSLLTGQWLLLFAPGLCIALLALSLTLINFGVDGISNPRLREGKGR